TTTGGGGGATAAAGGGGGGAATTCTGCAAAAAGCATTCTTTTCAATGCAAGTGACAACTTAGAATAGAAAAATGTGCCACAAGGATAACTATCTTATCATGCGCTGAACTGGAGGGAAACGCCTAAAACTACGGTTTTTGGAGGAACAGTTATTAGAAAACTTTAACAGAAGATAGAACGTGTTATTTCAGACACCATAAGCTCGAGTACAGTGGCTATATAATAAAGCAAGGTGCCTATTCCTGAGGAGGATTTACTTAGTAATAATGCTGATCAGTGAGTATTAAATCTAAGCAGTGCTAAAAAGGCAATGATGGGAGTTCAGGTAATGGGTTACAGAGAAAGGAAAttccattacttaaaaataatcttgtCCCTATTATTaaccattcaaatatttttttttgctgatgTGCAAAAGTGCACTGGAAACCTCAGAACAGGTTTTTAAACTGGCCATGTCTTGTTAATACACTGCAGTCTTCAAATTTACACAGAGCTGCAGGTCTCCTGGATTTTTTCAAGTGTCACTCATCTAACTCGGCCTGACAGCTTAGAAATGCCATCGGTTGCTCTACAGTCAGTTTAAAAAACATCCTCTACCTGGTATCTCTGCAGTGATTGTCTTGCTGCTCCCTGAAACCTCTTCATCATCATCTGATGAGCTCGTGCTTGAGTCACAAGTCAGGTCACTATCACTGGTACTACTGTCCTGCAATAGGTTATATTTCTTCCGCGCAGCAGCCTCCCTTTTCTGTCTCAGTAGCCTGATTCTCTCCTTGTGCTTTTGGCTCCGATGACCTTTAACCTTGGCGACTCGGCCATTCTGTTTATCACTGGATTGCCGGTTTTTCTTGGCAGCCATAGTAGATGTTTCACTTTCAGATCGGGACCGCCGAGATTTGCGCCCAACAGTGGCACCAGACACTCCAGAAGGGTCTCCTTCCACTGCTGTTTCTGCCTGGGAGGGCTCATTCTCTTCTGCAGAAGACAAGGTATCTGAATCAGCCAGGTGACCACTAGAGGAAGGGGAAAGCATGCAGTGATTAGAGGAGTCACTCTCATAAACTCGGCCAGTTGTTGGCTTGTCACTCTCTGTGGATGCTAACTGAGACTCAGAAGAGTCCCTTCTCAGTTCCATCAACAAGCAGGGCATTGAAGAAAGAACTGTAGAATCCACTACCCCATCTTTCTGAACTTGAGATTCCAGTTCTACAGATCCATCTTCCTCCTTAGCTGTCTCTTGTTCAGATGGTTTCGGTGGGACTTCAGACTCAATGAGTTCTTCGACTTTTCCCACTGCCTCCTCCATCTTCATTTCAGACTTTCAAGTTCAATCATGGAGCAGAGTCTAGGAAACTAGGTCAAAGATGCAACAGGAAAGCAACCtgtacaaaaacacacaaaatcaataaacagaaaTAGTAGATTATTTAATGAACACAACATGCCTTTCTAAATGGGTAGCAAAAATTACCATCACACAGgcctttaaaatatatgtttatctGCCTGATTAAGTCAAATTCAAAGGACTTATTAGTATTACCAAAACACTAGCATACACAATTACTAATAATGGCACGATATTAATCCTTAATTACTGAACTTGCAAGCCCAGCACAAGCATCCAAAGATTTTCAACTTTAAAACCTTATTTAAAATGGTCCAAAAAGGGAGCCTCAAAACTCTGATAGTTAAATATGTACATTCTGACTttaacataaaggaaaaagaatgcttcaaaaaaaaatctgggaacgAGATTTTTCAAAAGTCTCAGAAACAAGTTAACTATACTCAATAATTTTATACTCAAATCCTCAAAGAGAAGAAGCTACAGTGGAGTAACATCAAATGTAcacttatgtttaaaatttttttttaacatttatttatttttgaaagagacagagcatgagttggcgggggggggggggggggggcggcgtgcaaagagagagaaggagacacagaatctgaagcaggctccaggctctgagcaagctgtcagcacagagcctgatgcggggctcgaactcacaaatcatgagatcatgacctgagccaaagttggatgctcaaccgactgaaccacccaggggcccccaaatgtACACTTGTGTTTAAAAAAACCTTCAACCACATGCATTTGGCAAATGAGCACCCAAAGTAACTCTGCACCAAACCTATTTGCTATTCCTCTCAGGAAGAGTTGCTCTACAGGGGTATTAAGATGCCAGgcctggaatgcctgggtggctaagttagctaagtgtccaactcttgatttcagctcaggtcgtgatctcacggtttgtggaatcgagccctgtgtcatgctccaTACTGGAAgtgtgattctctctcctttggattctctctctctctgcccctctccctggattgcactgtctctctctctctctcaaaataaataaataaacttaaaaaaaaaaaaatgccaggccTGATGATACTGTTTCCTCATGGTCCTTCCTGTTCCCACATGCCTCTCATCAGGCTGAATGTGAGCCTAGTGTTTCAACATGCTTTATTTCATCAACAATAGCCACTAAATACAGATCAACTACTTTGTGAACCTAGTACACTCTAGTCTATGAATGACTTAAGGGGTTGAAGAGAAAACACCCTACATACATTTTCCACCTTTATATACTAACTTTAGAACCTAACATCCTTCCCCCATTGAATGTGCTACAACTCCACTTACTCATGGAGACACAGGACATAATCTTTAACCGCAAGATTTGTGACCTATACAGTCTTCATTAACTGCTGGTTTGGTTTTAAAAGGATGATGCTAAGAATGTACAAGGCAAGTAAATACCTCACTCTGTACATGTGATGTTATAGAAAGCAGTTACCATGATGTCCCACTGGTAACAGACAGACACAAATACAAACTACATGTACTCATCAGGAGCTGTAAGACAGCTCTGCTGCTTCACTCCATCAAGTTACTTGACAGTTCAACATATGGTAGACAGCAACTAGAAGATACTtggaaaatcctttttttaatctaACATGCCAAGGCTGCTTTTTCCCTTACCATAAACATGAATAATCTGTATTactatcttttgtttttcatggcCTTGTTCTCAGCCGCTGATAAAACAGACATTCTGATGAAGATTCCTCAACATATTCATGAAAACCAGAACATTCACGGCCACtggaaacattaatttaaaacaatctcATATGCAGCCTATTTCATAAGCATATTTGCATCATTACTAATTTtttgagttaaataaaaatgtaagcataAATGTTATTCCTGACACCATTCCAAAAGGAATGCAACACCTCTGAAAGCCAACAGAGGGAGTAAAAGTTAAACCAGAAAACTGCCAGTGTCATAACTAAAGCATGCTGGCAATAtaacaggaaataaaatattcatacatATGAAATACCCCATATATGAGGAATAAACCAAGAGTTTTCTAGCGAAATAAAAACGAGAGTTGATTCTTCTGCATAGAATGAAGTTAttatttctggaataaaaaattttcttatagctgaaatatttgagaaatatattCAAGTGAAATTAATGTCAGCCACAAAGCACAAGAATCAAAagtctcaaattaatttttgaaagcagAAGGTACTGGAGCTTTTAAAGTATATAACATCAGGTTGAAAAGTAAAtatgggggcgcctaggtggcttggtcggttgagtgtccgacttcagctcgggtcatgatttcgctgtctgtgagttcgagccccgcatcgggctctgtgctgtcagcttggagcctgcagcctgcttcggattctgtctccttctctctctgcccctccccaacttgtgctctgtctctctctgtctctcaaaaataaatacatgtaaaaaaatttttttttaaattaaatacgtTAACATGACCATAAAAATCTGGTTTCTTCAGTAGTGTGGGTAAGACAAATAAATCTAAACTGCTTTTCTTTGTACGAAAACATAACATGATCAGTATTTTCAATATGACAAATCAATCAAATGATTATCTTTCATTTCAAGATCCTTATATCTAAGAGTTAGTTGAAATTTACAAtacaccagtcagaatagctaaaaattaacaactcaggcaacaacagacgttggtgaggatgcagaaaaagaggatctcttttgcactgtggtgggaatgcaactggtgcagccactctggaaaacagtatggaggttcctcaaaaagttaaaaatagaactacctacaacccagcaactgcactactatgtatatatccaagggatacaggtgtgctgttttgaagggtcacatgcaccccaatgtttatagcaggctattgacaatagccaaagtatggaaagagcccaaatgtccatatgtatgtgtgtgtttatacacacacacaatgcacacacacaatggagtattacacagcaatcaaaaagaatgaaatcttgccatttgcaacgtggatggaactaaagagcattacgctaaatgaaacaagtcagagaaatgtatgatttccctcatatgtggaatttaagatacaaaacagatgaacataagggaagggaagcaaaaataatataaaaacagggagggggacaaaacaagagactcttaaatacagaaaataaactgggggttgtgggaggggggagaggctaaatgagtaaggggcattaaggaagacactgttttgggatgagcactgggtgttatacataggggatgaatcactggaatctactcctgaaaaaagaaggaaggaaggaaggaaggaaggaaggaaggaaggaaggaaggaaggaaggaagaaagaaagaaagaaagaaagaaagaaagaaagaaagaaggaaagaaagaaggaaagaaggaaagaaggaaagaaggaaagaaagaaagaaagaaagaaagaaagaaagaaagaaagaaagaaagaaaaagaaagaaagaaagaaagaaagaaagaaagaaagaaagaaagaaagaaagaaaggcttttaCTGCctaaaaaagcaattttaatcACAAACACTAGCATCATTAATAGGATACCAGTTAGCTCACAGTGGTATGTCCATACGATGTGGCCATGAAGGATGAAAAGGTTCTTTAATACACTAATAtaagcaattttcttttaaaaaaaaatttttttttttaacgtttatttatttttgggacagagagagacagagcatgaacgggggaagggcagagagcgagggagacacagaatcggaagcaggctccaggctctgagccatcagcccagagcctgacgcggggctcgaactcatggaccgcgagatcgtgacctgagctgaagtcggacacttaaccgactgagccacccaggggccccagcaatTTTCAATACATAatgttaaatgaacaaaaaaggtaCATTATACCATTTGtgtaaacaaagaacaaaattatatttatatgtgagTTTGTCTGTAAATGTACAGAATCTCTGGGAGGATACTtaagaaaatggtaacaccaGCTACTCTggcaaggaaagaaagcaaatgagggGAACAGGAGTCAAAAGACCTTTCTACTGCACGAAGTTTTTACCTCTTGAATTTACTATCATGTACAAGTTATTATCTATTCAAAAATCCACTCTAACATAAAAGTCTACTGAAGAGTCTTCTGAAGAAAAGGGGACTTGTGCCTTTTCTGCTCATGACACCAACTACTTAACTGTTGGGGTCAAATTTAGTCCGTGAAGTGTAATAGTTGCCCCCTGCAGTGGAATTTTGTTATAATTcataaaacacaaggaaaaaagtcacagaaagtgaaaacagaagtTCTGACAAAACTCCCTGcattagaataaaaatgaagtacCCTAAACACAGGGGGAAAAGATGTCATatgtatagaaaataataatcttCCCAAAGAACCAGAGTATTTACTGCATGTTGTTTTTGGTCAgggaaaatacatgtattttcctGACAGAGGTAATCAAAAGTAGCTGGCAGCAGAAATGATAAAACTATCAAATGATAGCTGCATCTTATAAATGGGATAAAAGGCTCTCAACCACCTGATTTAACATTCAGTGAATTTACAATGATGTATTAAATAAACAACAGAGAGcatttgtttagttatttttatttatttcccaccATGCTGTTCTAATCTCCACTCTAAAGGTGGTCCCCTTCTACCTGGATATTACAGTTAATCCCCCCTCGTCTCCCTAGAGCCCTTGTTGATTATTCTTCAGCATTCATTAACCTCTCACACTCAAATGGAttatccaaccatccatccactcattcatttgaaaaaatcTTCCTCCTACTTAACCTCCTCAATCTCACATCTCCTTCTCCAATTACCATTCTCTTCTTTCACGGCCAACCTCATTAAAAGAGTTGTCTAAATTCCCTCCAATTTCTTTACTTCTCATACTCCTCCAACCCAATCCCATCTGACACCTGCTTTTATCACACATGAAGAACAGTTCTTATTAAGGTCATTAATGATCCACATAACTTTAAATCTAACAAACATAGTTTGGCCCTCATCTTACTTAATGTCTAAGCAGCATTCTATAtccactccctctcccccttaAACTAATGTTTTTCTGTAGCTTCCAGGCTTCCTTCTTCTGATGGCTCCTTCTCAGCCTACTTTATAGACTTAACTTCCTCTACCAAACCTCAGGCATTAGTCCAAGGGTAGATCCTTTTCACACCCATCAAAGTTATCTTTTCTACCAATCTTTCCAATACCATCCCTATACTAGtaattctgtctctccatctcagCTCTTTTCCAAGCTCTATACCAGTCTACACAAATAGCCACCTGACATCTGCATTTAGATTTCATAAAGGCCAAACTACAATCTCTTCATGCCCAAAACCAAATTACCCATCTCTGAACTACcccctctctgcttcttctctaGCTTTCCCTTGTTCAGTAAAAACAGCATCACTGCTTACTTCAGTTGCTCGTATCAAAAAACCTGAGGGTTATCCTTGACAATGCCTTCTTCTCCTTTACTTATTGCATCCCATCATTCACTAATTCCCATCGGTCCTACCTCCTTATATTTCCAGCCTACTATTTTCTATCTCCACTGTCAATCACTCTAAACACAAcctccattatttatttttcaatggaaCCACTGACAATCATCTCCTCTTTCCATATTCAGTCTTGCTCCTGGACCACCAACCTGAGCTCCATACAGCAGGCAGAACAATATTTTTGCAAGGCAAATATGACATGTTTATatgagaaatttttcttttttagattccacataaagtatttttttttaatgtcttacaAGGTTGGAATGGGGCGACGAACAAGAGGAGAGTATCCAGGCAACCTGAGTTTTATGggagtttctctctcccctttataAAGGATTatatgcaattattttaaaaacctgggTTCTGGACAATCAAAATGCAGCATGTATTGGTCCTGCGTTCATTAAGAAACTAAGatgacaaggggcgcctgggtggcgcagtcggttaagcgtccgacttcagccaggtcacgatctcgcggtccgtgagttcgagccccgcgtcaggctctgggctgatggctcggagcctggagcctgtttcccattctgtgtctccctctctctctgcccctcccccgttcatgctctgtctctctctgtcccaaaaaataaataaaaaacattgaaaaaaaatttttttaaaaaaaaaagaaactaagatgaCAAAAGAGGAGGACAGGAAAGAGAGTTAAACCATGGAAAGGAAGCAATATACTGCCCCTCtaagacagagaagaggaaagtatTAAGAAAAAGGAGTGGAAATAACAAAGTATAAGGCTAAATGAGGCTACTGTGAACACCTGGAGGAGTTTCTTTCATACTAGACCTCATTCTTGGTCAGCAAAACTTAATACAAGGTGAAATGAGCAGGTTTTGAAATTTGTGAAAATGGAAAAGGGTTCAAACTTTTGCTACAGAAAATCTGAGGAGAATAAAAATGCTAAGCACAGTAATTTACACAGTGTCAAAAAGAATAATTCGCAATACTACTTACTCAATTCCCACACTATGTAGGGACCGCTAACACAAACTTAAGGGATGGGGGTAGGAGGGCAGTGTGTGATTGCTCTTCCCTGCTCAAAAACTCTGCCCACCATCTCCAGTTTCATCTTGGGTCACTCACACCCTAGCTCCCTCTAGCTACAAAGAATGTTACACGaacagtttgggtttttttttttcctcttttcttttttcagatctctggccttttacttattttgtgccAGCCCTCTTGCTGGCTACTCTTCACATATATCAGAGTAAGTATCACTTCCTTGGGGTTGCCTTTGGTACGTATTAATAGGATCCCTGTTATATACAGATCATACGCCTATTTTCTTTCATAGTATTTTGCATAATTGtcgttaattttatttaatgcccCTCTACCATATAAAGGGACttatataaatttatagaaataaaaaattatataaatgaaaaattacataacCCTCAGCTGACTTATCTCTATgattaatatgtaaaatagacCTTAAGGCAAAAATTATTGTCAAGACAAAAGGTGTCATTCTAATTTTCATAGCCCAGTGATAAACAGAATGGGAATCTGTGGAAGTTCCTTCTGACCACAAATTTTTCAAGGCAGTAGAAACCAAGGTCATTGTTAAAAGGGAAGACCAATGAGGTGGTGTTGAGGTTGATCATAGGACCAGGTGTGAAAAAGTAGTGAGGAAGTGAAGACACTAGGGAAATACAGTGTAGGATTTCCAGGCAATAACAAGGGCCCACTTTAAGGGCTGGAGTATGAATTTCAAGTGAGACTGGTACATGTGGTTATGTTCTTCTCCTCTGAAGTTCAGCTACATAAGTCCAagcacagaagaggaagaaatttaaCCAGAATTCTAGTTTCACCAAGCAAGCAGAACAGtacaagaaagaaacaagagtgCATGCAAGGAAATGACTGTAATTATCACATCCAGAAGGTACAGGGCAGTGAAAATGTCCAATGGAATGGACATCCCAGTGGAGTTAAGGATGGAAGGGTTACATTTATTGGTAACTGCCAAGATCTAAAATAGTGCTATACTAAAAATGTTGTTCTTCAAGGACTATCTTATAGAAATTAAGAGTAACTGACTAGAAACTTTGAGCCATTTGATACTGTCATGACAACCAAACAGCATTTCAATTTCCTAGTAGTTAGCTGACcgtattttacaaaacaaaaatctaccaATTTggattggaaataaaaatacactggtccaggggcgtctgggtggctcagtcaattaagcatgtgactcttgattgtgactcaggtcatgatctcacagtttcaagAGTTTGGggccccgtgtgggactctgcactgaccacgtagagcttgcttgggattctccccctctctctgcccctcctctgcatcctctctgtctctctcaaaataaataaatcaacttaaaaaaaaaatacaatggtcCTTCGCAACAgatagtttgagaaacactggttaAAGTATGACTGTGGAAATAAGTGGCTACGGTAGAGAACAAAATCATTACAGGTGAGTTCACAGAACTGAGTGGGCAGTGTCAGAAGGATCATCTGTGTATACTGAAATCACCAAGAATTAACAGTAATAATGGACAAAATAACACTAAGCAAGGAACAAAAATCATCACAGCATAACGGGTCAGTGGTCAAAAGATGACAGCAATTATCTGAAAAGTGGCAATGAGGAACAAGGAAATCCAAGGCAGAGGATAAGGactgcagaaggaaaaaagcacaGCCACTCCCTTGCAAGGTAAAGCAGTGCCCTCAGTGGAAAGCCATGTTGCTATTAGTGCAAGAAGGTAAAGGGGAAGTTCAGAGAGGAAGTTAAGAATATTGGTGATTGTGCTGATGATGAACTAAAGTAGAACTGagctggagaaggaggggaaggaaaagaacagggaCTGTGTGGTGCTTTCTCAAGATTAGACTGCAGGAAATAAGGGGTGACTTTGGAGTTTGGAGCTTCCTGTGGTAACATTCGTGAAACAAAAACCTATGTCAAGTACGTActcagatgttttctttttcattctatacattgaaaaaatttagtGTTGGTCATGACTCAGTCAACTGATTTCACAACCCAGTAGGTGGTGACctaaaacttgaaaaacattgTCTAGAGAAACACATGGGTCACAGCAGCTCTGTTTCTGAgatagacaaaacaaaaacaaaacatctacTAACAAACAgtggaatggaaaaataaattgtggtacattcTACATTGTGGTACAATAAAGGAGCATATAGCAGTGGAAACAAAAGACAACTACATCAACAtggataaaacaataaaaacgatggtaagcaaaaaaaaaaaaaaaaaaaagctaactgcAAAAAAACCTGTGTCATTCAATGTATACAAAGTCCAAactaagacaaaataaaactactttaaaaagtaaaggaatggTTACCAAAATGTCAGGATAGTGGTTACTATTAGGATAGTTCTTCAGGAACTGAAGAAGAGGAGACAGATTATGAGTATGCAGGGTTTCGTAAGTATTGGTAGGGCAGGACTTCTGGCTACGAGCAAGGGATGGGGTCAGCAAAACTCCCCAAAATGTAATTATAAGGCATGACAAAATTAATCAAAACCACCATTTCAGAGCTCTAGGAATCTGTCAAAAGTATACACAAAACATATTGATGTTTAAAAACCTgcaggatttttattaagaatagtGGGGGTCTGTGGTGTTCCTTGCCTGGGGCTGCTCCCattcctcccccaaatccatgGAGCTCAATAGGTTCAGCCTAACTCCGTGCAGCAGGCCAAGAGGATGTGAGGGTCAGCTTTTGCACTTACAAAGAGGCCTCACTCAATCTGGAAAGGCTGGCCACACCTACGTCCCAAGGGCATTATAGGGGCAAGTGACAATTTCAGCAAGCAAGCAGGGATGCCAAGGGTTCCACTAGCCTGAGGATGTGATCATGAATGGGTCAAGCATATTCTTGGCTGAGGCTGCAGGATTATGCAGAGAAAATGCCAAACAGCccaagagagtaaaaaaaaaaaaaaaaaaaaagccagcagacTTGAAAATGGCCTGAACTTTAAAATGCTCTCATCCATCCATATACAGATCCATCAATACAGAACAAGAATTCTTATTGGTGGGAGGTATTTGAGCAAAATTTCTGTACAAGTACTGGCTGATTAGTAAACCGTGTTGGAAAGGACAAGAGCAACCATTAGCCAGGTTTAAAATttagaattggaaaaaaataaaaataaaaaactgagcAGAGACATAAGCAACAACACACTGCAGGAGAGACAGATTTCAGATTTACCCATTACctaaacaaaaaaagagcaacacgttcaaagggaaaaatagtacgaatccaaatatatttggatatatttgcaatatattatctaaaatgtccagttttcaagaaaaaactaagagacctttaaaaaataggaaatgtgACTCATACACAGAAGATAAAAGCAGTCACTAGAAAAACAAGTGTCCTCAGATGGGCTTCACAAAGATTTCAaaagaactattttaaatatgttcaaagtaCTAAAGAAAGATacgatttaaaaattaaagtatagcAACAATGAATGAACAAGTAGATAATctcaataaggaaacaaattatCAAGAGAACCAAATGGACATTCTCCacttaagaaat
This DNA window, taken from Neofelis nebulosa isolate mNeoNeb1 chromosome 11, mNeoNeb1.pri, whole genome shotgun sequence, encodes the following:
- the ARK2N gene encoding protein ARK2N isoform X1, translating into MKMEEAVGKVEELIESEVPPKPSEQETAKEEDGSVELESQVQKDGVVDSTVLSSMPCLLMELRRDSSESQLASTESDKPTTGRVYESDSSNHCMLSPSSSGHLADSDTLSSAEENEPSQAETAVEGDPSGVSGATVGRKSRRSRSESETSTMAAKKNRQSSDKQNGRVAKVKGHRSQKHKERIRLLRQKREAAARKKYNLLQDSSTSDSDLTCDSSTSSSDDDEEVSGSSKTITAEIPDGPPVVAHYDMSDTSSDPEVVNVDNLLAAAVVQEHSNSVGGQDTGATWRTSGLLEELNAEAGHLDPGFLASDKTSAGNVPLNEEINIASSDSEVEIVGVQEHASGRVEKKFQQTPDSPQSLRCVHPRGGVIQSVSSWKHGSGTQYVSTRQTQSWTAVTPQQTWASPAEVVDLTLDEDSRRKYLL
- the ARK2N gene encoding protein ARK2N isoform X5; the encoded protein is MKMEEAVGKVEELIESEVPPKPSEQETAKEEDGSVELESQVQKDGVVDSTVLSSMPCLLMELRRDSSESQLASTESDKPTTGRVYESDSSNHCMLSPSSSGHLADSDTLSSAEENEPSQAETAVEGDPSGVSGATVGRKSRRSRSESETSTMAAKKNRQSSDKQNGRVAKVKGHRSQKHKERIRLLRQKREAAARKKYNLLQDSSTSDSDLTCDSSTSSSDDDEEVSGSSKTITAEIPGHLDPGFLASDKTSAGNVPLNEEINIASSDSEVEIVGVQEHARCVHPRGGVIQSVSSWKHGSGTQYVSTRQTQSWTAVTPQQTWASPAEVVDLTLDEDSRRKYLL
- the ARK2N gene encoding protein ARK2N isoform X2; translation: MKMEEAVGKVEELIESEVPPKPSEQETAKEEDGSVELESQVQKDGVVDSTVLSSMPCLLMELRRDSSESQLASTESDKPTTGRVYESDSSNHCMLSPSSSGHLADSDTLSSAEENEPSQAETAVEGDPSGVSGATVGRKSRRSRSESETSTMAAKKNRQSSDKQNGRVAKVKGHRSQKHKERIRLLRQKREAAARKKYNLLQDSSTSDSDLTCDSSTSSSDDDEEVSGSSKTITAEIPDGPPVVAHYDMSDTSSDPEVVNVDNLLAAAVVQEHSNSVGGQDTGATWRTSGLLEELNAEAGHLDPGFLASDKTSAGNVPLNEEINIASSDSEVEIVGVQEHARCVHPRGGVIQSVSSWKHGSGTQYVSTRQTQSWTAVTPQQTWASPAEVVDLTLDEDSRRKYLL
- the ARK2N gene encoding protein ARK2N isoform X3 → MKMEEAVGKVEELIESEVPPKPSEQETAKEEDGSVELESQVQKDGVVDSTVLSSMPCLLMELRRDSSESQLASTESDKPTTGRVYESDSSNHCMLSPSSSGHLADSDTLSSAEENEPSQAETAVEGDPSGVSGATVGRKSRRSRSESETSTMAAKKNRQSSDKQNGRVAKVKGHRSQKHKERIRLLRQKREAAARKKYNLLQDSSTSDSDLTCDSSTSSSDDDEEVSGSSKTITAEIPDGPPVVAHYDMSDTSSDPEVVNVDNLLAAAVVQEHSNSVGGQDTGATWRTSGLLEELNAEAGHLDPGFLASDKTSAGNVPLNEEINIASSDSEVEIVGVQEHASGRVEKKFQQTPDSPQSLRSRVAVMKY
- the ARK2N gene encoding protein ARK2N isoform X4; the protein is MKMEEAVGKVEELIESEVPPKPSEQETAKEEDGSVELESQVQKDGVVDSTVLSSMPCLLMELRRDSSESQLASTESDKPTTGRVYESDSSNHCMLSPSSSGHLADSDTLSSAEENEPSQAETAVEGDPSGVSGATVGRKSRRSRSESETSTMAAKKNRQSSDKQNGRVAKVKGHRSQKHKERIRLLRQKREAAARKKYNLLQDSSTSDSDLTCDSSTSSSDDDEEVSGSSKTITAEIPGHLDPGFLASDKTSAGNVPLNEEINIASSDSEVEIVGVQEHASGRVEKKFQQTPDSPQSLRCVHPRGGVIQSVSSWKHGSGTQYVSTRQTQSWTAVTPQQTWASPAEVVDLTLDEDSRRKYLL